In Stomoxys calcitrans chromosome 2, idStoCalc2.1, whole genome shotgun sequence, the following proteins share a genomic window:
- the LOC106080515 gene encoding membrane-bound alkaline phosphatase yields MQFTAQISISLAAMAIWVVAGSTAMPHCSLDDEDCRDRLMHPEDLNTGPTLRVREGETSSEYWLNQGKDFVRTKLNTPLNTKKAKNVIMFLGDGMGLPTVAAARNLIGGEHAELSFEKFPHIGLAKTYSVDKIVPDSANTATAYLCGVKAIYGTIGVNGWVEREDCSTMLDERTHVTSIAQWAMDAGKSAGVVTTTRITHASPSGAYAHIAERDWEDDNEVIQSCGRDSGIEDIAHQLIHGQTGSKLKIMMGGGKRHFIDSSLYPAGQRTDGRNLVEEYKAQSGRNAYVETKDELSRLDFKQVDRVLGLFHDSHLEFHLQTNATSTQPTLEEMTRRTIEFLSQDENGYFVFIEGGRIDSAHHDNTPRMALDETVEFSKAIQVAREMTNEDDTLIVVTSDHSHAFSFGGYPYRGEDIFGKSPTVPNDRTPFMVLSYSNGPGQEKFYDAENDVRRDPTSLITGEPDDLFPATFPRDSETHGGEDVPVYALGPWSHLFTGVYEQNAIPHMMAYAMCVGSGLKACDTK; encoded by the exons ATGCAATTTACGGCTCAAATTTCAATTTCTCTGGCTGCCATGGCCATATGGGTGGTGGCCGGCAGCACTGCAATGCCCCACTGCTCGCTGGATGATGAGGATTGCCGTGATAGGCTAATGCACCCCGAAGACCTTAACACAGGTCCAACACTACGTGTCAGAGAAGGTGAAACTTCCTCCGAGTATTGGCTTAATCAAGGCAAGGATTTTGTGCGCACCAAGCTCAACACACCACTGAACACCAAAAAGGCCAAGAATGTCATTATGTTTTTGGGTGATGGTATGGGTTTGCCCACCGTGGCCGCTGCACGCAATTTAATTGGTGGCGAGCATGCCGAATTGTCCTTTGAAAAATTCCCTCACATTGGTTTGGCCAAAACCTATTCAGTTGATAAAATCGTGCCTGACTCCGCGAACACGGCCACAGCTTATCTGTGTGGGGTGAAGGCCATCTATGGCACCATAGGCGTTAATGGTTGGGTGGAACGCGAGGATTGCTCCACCATGCTGGATGAGCGCACTCATGTCACCTCCATAGCGCAGTGGGCCATGGATGCAGGCAAATCGGCCGGTGTGGTGACCACAACTCGCATAACTCATGCCTCACCCAGTGGGGCTTATGCTCACATTGCCGAACGTGATTGGGAAGATGACAATGAAGTTATTCAGAGTTGTGGTCGCGATTCCGGCATTGAGGACATAGCCCATCAACTTATCCATGGTCAAACTGGCAGCAAATTGAAAATAATGATGGGTGGTGGCAAACGTCATTTCATCGACTCATCCCTCTACCCGGCTGGACAGCGTACGGATGGCCGCAATCTCGTTGAGGAATACAAAGCTCAGAGTGGCCGCAATGCCTATGTGGAGACCAAAGATGAGCTATCCCGTTTGGATTTTAAACAAGTCGATCGCGTTTTGGGCTTATTCCACGACTCACATTTGGAATTTCATCTGCAGACAAATGCCACATCCACACAACCTACGCTGGAGGAGATGACACGAAGGACTATTGAATTTTTAAGTCAGGACGAGAATggctattttgttttcattgaggGTGGCCGCATTGATTCGGCCCATCATGATAACACACCCCGCATGGCATTGGATGAGACGGTGGAATTTTCCAAAGCCATACAAGTGGCTCGTGAAATGACGAATGAGGATGATACATTGATTGTGGTAACATCGGATCATTCGCATGCCTTTTCATTTGGTGGATATCCG TATCGTGGCGAAGACATATTTGGTAAATCACCCACCGTTCCCAATGACCGCACACCATTTATGGTTCTTAGCTACTCGAATGGACCGGGCCAAGAGAAATTCTACGATGCTGAGAATGATGTGAGACGTGATCCCACTTCGCTTATAACAGGTGAACCCGATGATTTATTCCCGGCAACATTTCCACGCGATTCTGAAACACATGGAGGTGAAGATGTACCCGTCTACGCCTTGGGTCCCTGGTCGCATTTATTCACTGGGGTATATGAACAAAATGCCATACCTCACATGATGGCCTATGCCATGTGTGTAGGTAGTGGCTTAAAGGCATGTGATACAAAgtga